CCCGCAGCCATGATAAATGCTCCGAGAATGATAAAACTGTAAGCCATGAACCATTTCCTGGAAAATAGCTTTTCATACTGAATAAATGCCATATCTTTAGTTTTTAAAATTGCTTCCCAAAAAAAAGCGTGCAAATGTATATACTTTTATCCGAAACAATGTAAAGGGATTATTATATCATGATGCAGATTTTCATCACCCGGGAATACAATAGATAATGTTTTTTATCATTATCTTACCGTAATAATTTGATTGCATTGAAATTCCTGTTCAGACACTTGTCCATAATTGCCCTTCTTTGCCCCCTGTTCCTGTCAGGTCAGGAGCTTAACAATTTCAGGATCAGAACCATCCAGATCGGCCCCGATACTCTTAAAATAGATACTTTAAGTCTGATTCCCGGATCCGTGACAATTAGCAGCACGGAAAACCAGGATCTTTTCAACTGCTTTTATATAGATTATCCCGGTGCCAGGATATCCCTTCTCCAGAATGACTGTAAATTAAATGATAGCAATGCAATCACTATCCGCTACCGGGTTTTCCCGTTTGACCTCTCCAGAAAATATTTCCATAAAGATGAATCCTGGCTTTCAACACCCACTCTCGAACCTGTAAATCCTTTTATGTACCGGACAACAGAAACCAAAACGGATATTCTTAACCTCAACGAGCTGTCAAAAAGCGGTAGTATCTCACGGGGGATATCTTTTGGAAACAATCAGGATGTTGTCGTTAATTCAAACTTTAACCTTCAACTCTCGGGAAGGCTCAGCGATGAGATAAATGTAGTGGCAGCTATCACCGACAACAATATTCCTATCCAGCCCGAAGGAAATACCCAACAAATCCAGGAGTTCGACAAAGTATTTATTCAGCTTTCTGCAAAAAAACACTTGCTGACCGTCGGAGATTATGACCTTCCCTCACCCAAAAACCATTTCCTGCATTTTTTTAAAAAAGCCCAGGGCGTAGATTACTCCACTGAATTTCATGCAGGCCGTCAAGAATCCAATCTTATGAGGGTAAAGACATCAGCCGCACTTTCCAAAGGTAAATTTGCAAGAAACAATATTCAGGGTATCGAAGGAAACCAGGGCCCCTACAAACTTAAAGGGAATGAAGGAGAAACCTTCCTGATCGTACTCGCAGGCTCAGAGAAAGTATACATCGACGGTAAACTAATGCGTCGGGGAGATGTTTATGATTATACCATTAATTATAATACAGGGGAAATTACCTTTACTCCCAATGTTTTGATTACAAAAGACAAAAGAATTGTCGTAGAATTTGAATACTCCGACAAAAACTATGCAAGAGCTTTGTTCTTTGTGAACAACGAGTTCTCCTCAGACAAATTCACTTACCGTATTAATGCCTACTCCGAAAGTGACCTTAAAAACCAGTCGCTACAGCAGGATCTTACCGCCGAGCAAAAACAATTACTAAAGAATATCGGAGACAGTATACAGGATGCACTTATATGGAATATCGACAGCGTGGGCTTCTCCCAGGATGAAGTCCGTTACCTTATGACCGACACCCTTGTTAATGGAATAAACTATGATTCCGTATTGGTGTTCTCCATCAATTCTCAAAAGGCTATTTATAAAGCCGGCTTTTCGCTGGTGGGTTCAGGCAGAGGCAACTACCTTCTTGTGAGCAGCGATGCCAATGGTCGGGTCTTCAAGTGGGTTGCACCGCTTAATGGCATTCCACAGGGAAATTATGATCCGGTGCGACTTCTGGTCACACCCAAAAAAAAACAAATGCTAACATTTGGAGCAGATGCTGTCCTTCCCGGGAAAATAATGCTTAATACCGAACTGGCAGTGAGTAATCACGATATTAATACCTTTTCAAATAACGACCGGAAAAATAATACAGGATTTGCAATGCTGACAGGGTTGAACAAAATATGGAAACCAGGAAGGCAGGATTCCTCAGGATGGACACTTGCCACCGGTATCTTTTATGAATATACAGGAAAAAACTTTAATCCGGTTGAACCTTATCGCCCGGTGGAGTTTAACCGCGACTGGAATATTCAATCCCTAAAACCGGAAACTGAACACTATTCGGGTTTAAAAATCTCAGCAACCGGTAACACAGGGAATTTTCTGAATTATGAACTGAAGGGGCTTTGGAGAGAAAAAAACTACAGCGGTATTATGAACCGGTTGAACGGAGTGGCGGAAACCCGAAATATCCTTGCAGCTATCGATGGCAGCTACCTGAACACACGTAATATTGGAATTACCTCAGATTTTATTAGAAATAAAGCCGAATTGGCATGGAAGTTTAAAAAATTCCGGATAGGACTAAGAGATGATCAGGAATATAATGTCTTCCGTATTTCAGACTCTTTACGACCCGATAGTTACGCGTATTTCGAATGGGGTGCTTTCCTGAAAAGCCAGGACACCAGCAACCTGTCATATGAATTATTCTATAACCGCCGGACAGATCAGTCAGTTCGTAAAAACATTCTGGAAAAATCTTCCCTGTCCAATGAAGCAGGATTCAGCCTGCGTCTATATAGAAATCCAAATAATCGATTGAAAATCTCCGGCAGGTACAGGGAGCTTATCCTGGAAGACTCAACCAACACCGGCATTGAACCTGAAAATACTATTGTGGGCAGAATAGAGCATAACCTGAGGATCAAAAAAGGGTTCCTTAGCTTTAATACCTTTTATGAAGTTGGATCAGGACTGGAAGAGAAAAAAGAATTCTCCTATCTCAAGGTCCCTCCCGGCGAAGGCATTTATACCTGGATCGACTATAATGGAGACGGAATACAACAATTAAATGAATTTGAGGTTGCTCCCTTTAAAGACGAAGCAACTTACATCAGAATTTATTCTCCAAGTAATGAATTCGTTAAAGCCTATTACAATCAATTTAGCGAAACTATACTCCTAAATCCAGCTGCCATATGGATTAATCAGAAAGGATTAAAGAAATTCCTGGCAAGGTTCAGTAATCAACTTGCTTACCGGATTGAACACAAAACCTCCGAAAACGAACCGAACAAAGCTTACAATCCATTTGTCAGCCGGAAAAATTTCGAAGATTCAACCCTTCTGACTTTAATTTCTTCGTTTAGAAACACCGTATACTTTAACAGGATAAATCCCGATTTTGGCCTGGATTATAATTTTATGACAAACCGCAACAAATCTTTGCTCGTAAACGGATTCGAGTCAAAAACACAGATACAACACTCCGTGAATCTGAGGTGGAATTTTTATCAGGACCTTTCCCTGTTTCTAAACGGGGTAAAGGGGATCAGGACAAATACATCAGAATACTTTCCGGCAAAAGACTATTCGATCAACAATAGCCTTATATCACCCAAAATAAGCTATCAACCCGGAACCACATTACGGATTGATATAAAGTATCGCTATGAATTCAAGCAAAACACACAATCACCTGAGAGAGAAACGACTCGTATTCATGATGCCGGTATCGAGTTGAATTACAAAATTGTAAACCAGGCAACCTTGTTGATAACAGCAAATTACCTGGATATAACCTACACAGCACTTGCAGGTACTGCTCTGGCCTTTGAAATGCTCAACGGATTTCAACCAGGCAAAAATGGTGTCTGGAGCATCGGATACCAACAAAATATAGCCCAGCATCTCCAACTAAATCTGATCTACGAAGGAAGAAAATCACCCGGATCCGGAACAGTCCATATCGGCAGTGCACAACTACGGGCTTATTTTTGATTATACCCGTTATAAATTAAAACATTTTTCCGGGATTTGCGTTTAACCGGATAATTTGTGATGCTAATTTCCGTTACAGATTAACCCTGACCAATTTTTTAACTACCCGGATCTTATTGTCTTCTTAAACCGATTTTTATATATTGGCTGTTACATTTGTTGATTGTTAAAAAAAAATATTACTTTAGCTTGCCTTTTTAAGAGCGGATGAAATTGAAACCTGCACATATACAGATTATTATGGCGATAGCACTATCGCTGACAGGTATTGGGCTTTACGCCCAGCAGGAGCCCCAGTTTACACAGAACATGTTTAATAACATGACAATAAATCCCGGATTTGCCGGGATGGGAGGCGGAATTTGTGCCACCGGCATCGTCAGGCAACAATGGGCTAGCTTCAAGGACGCAGACGGGAATAAAGTGGGTCCGGAGACTTTCCTTCTCACCATACATTCTCCTGTCAAATTACTACGCGGTGGGATAGGTGCGGTGATCATGCAGGATAAGCTTGGTTTTGAAAAAAATATTAATGTTAAGGTTGGTTACTCCTATCACACAGAAATGGGATTCGGAACCTTGGGAATAGGAGCTATGATCGGTTTTAACAATAAATACATTGACTTTTCCAAGCTGGAACCTGCCGAACCGGATCCTCTCCTGGAAAAACTCAGTGGCGAAGAAAGTGAAATGTTAATTGATGCCTCTCTCGGATTGTTCTATCAAGTCCCTAATCAGTTCTATATTGGCATTTCAGCCAACCAACTCCTGGAATCCAAGGGAAAAGAACTGGCCAGTAGTACAGATTCAACAGGTGGAGCTCATGTTTTATATATGAAACTTGACAGAACGTTTTACATTAATGGGGGATATGAATTTGTCTTTCCCAGAAATCCTTCATTTATTCTGGAACCCTCATTACTAATCAAAACCAACTTTTCGGTGGTTCAGTACGATATAAGCGCTCTGCTGAAATATAACGAAAAGTTCTGGGGAGGTCTTAATTACAGAGTTCAGGATGCGGTAGGAGTTATTGTAGGTGTAGCCTTTAAAAACTTCAAAATTGGCTATTCTTACGATATTACAACATCCAAATTGGGATTATCACGTACGGGC
The genomic region above belongs to Bacteroidota bacterium and contains:
- a CDS encoding type IX secretion system membrane protein PorP/SprF, whose translation is MAIALSLTGIGLYAQQEPQFTQNMFNNMTINPGFAGMGGGICATGIVRQQWASFKDADGNKVGPETFLLTIHSPVKLLRGGIGAVIMQDKLGFEKNINVKVGYSYHTEMGFGTLGIGAMIGFNNKYIDFSKLEPAEPDPLLEKLSGEESEMLIDASLGLFYQVPNQFYIGISANQLLESKGKELASSTDSTGGAHVLYMKLDRTFYINGGYEFVFPRNPSFILEPSLLIKTNFSVVQYDISALLKYNEKFWGGLNYRVQDAVGVIVGVAFKNFKIGYSYDITTSKLGLSRTGGSHEIMVNYCFKIQTEKARKSYKNTRFL